A segment of the Flavobacteriales bacterium genome:
AGGTGGAGCAAGTCCTTCAGTTGCGCCGTGAAGGGCCTGTTCGCGAACGCCTGCCGCTCCTGCTCTCGGTCTTGAGGGGAGGCCATGGCGAGGTCTTCAGCGCGGGACGTCGTCGTTCTCCGCGTAGCTGTCCGGCTCAGGCTTGGGTTTGGTGGTGAGCACGCGATAGAAGAAGTAGCCAGTGATGGCGACCACGGTGAGCTGCGTGATCAGCATGAGGGAGAGTGCTTGGCTGTTCATGGCCATCAGGATTTGGTTGACCGGAGCCGTCGTGCGCCAGCGAGGTACACCAGCACGGCGAGCCCGGCGAATGTGGCGAAGAGGATGAGCCGCGCGGCGTTGGTATAGAACAGCTGGTCCTTCAAGGCGTCGATTCCGGCGGGATCCGTGGTGGCGGCTAGCTGATCGTGCAGGCCCGCATTGCCGATGGTCTTGATGATGGAGCCGTTGTCGAGGGTCCAGCCTTCACCGGAGAACAGGCCTGTGAGCGCGGCGCCCCATTCGTTGCCGGCAGGGGTGAACAGCGAGCCGAGGAATACGACCAGCAGCATGGCCGGTGTGATGTACTTGATGATGAACTTGTAGATCGTCGGCACCTTCAGGTCCGCGCCGCTCATGAGTTCCTTCCAGCCCTTGTCGATGCCGAAGACCCATGCGAAGAGCACGGTCTCGGCAAGCGCGAAGACGACCAGCGCCACGGTGCCCGCCCAATAGTCATACTGGTCGAAGACGACCTGGTTCACGGCGCCATTGGCGCCCACTTGGTAAATGAGCACGGTGGGCAGGCCGAGGGCGAGCACAATGGCCCCGAAGCTCAACGCTCCCTTGTTTCGGCTCCATCCGAATTCATCGCGCATGAAACCCATCCATGGGGTTCCCATGGCCAAGGAACTGGTGATGCCCGCGAAGAAGAGCAGGCCGAACCACATCACCCCTGCGGCCATGCTCAGGAAAGGCCCCCATTTCTCGAAGAGGAAGGGCATGGTCTGGAAGGCCATGCCGAAGCCCGCGTTCTGCTTCACCCAGTCGAGCCCGAGGTAGCCGGCGGCGATCGGGATCACGATCATGCTGCCCAGCACCACCTCCACGAATTCGTTGGTGAACCCGGCGCTGACGGCATTGAGCGCGATGTCGTCCTTGCTCCGCACATAAGCCGCATAGCAATGGATGGTGCCCATGCCTACGCTCAGGGTGAAGAAGATCTGGCCGGCAGCTGCCAGCCACACGCTGGGATTGCTCAGGCTGTCGAATTGCGGCGTCCACAGGAAGTTGAGGCCGTCCCATGCGCTCGCACCGGGCACTTCGGTGCTGGCCCCGCTGGTGCCCAGGGTGATTCCGCGCATGGCGAGGAAGATCCCGAAGAGGATGAGCAGGGGCATGCCGATCTGCGCCGCGCGCTCCACACCGCGCAGGCCGCGTGAAAGGATCCAGGTGTTCAGGAGCAAGCAGAGCACGTAGAACACCACCGCTTCATAAGGGATCCCGGTGTGGCTGCTGCTCACATCCAGGTAGCTGCGGAAGAACTGCGCCACCTGCGTTTGGCTAAGGCCATCGAAGGTGCCGGCGATGCTGTGCCATACATAGCTCATGGTCCAGCTCTCGATGTAGCAGTAGTACGCCGCCACGGCGATGTTGGTGAATATGCCGAAGACGCCGAAGTACTTCCAGAACGCGCGCTTGGTCATCGTATCGAGGATGAAGGGCGTGCTGTGGTTGTTGCTGCGCCCGCCGAAGCGGCCCATGCTCCACTCGATCCAGAGCAGCGGTATGCCCATGAGCAGGAAGCACACGAGGTAGGGAATGATGAATGCGCCGCCCCCGTTGTTCACCGCCTGCACAGGGAAGCGCAGGAAGTTGCCCAGGCCTACGGCATTGCCGGCCATCGCCAGGATAAGGCCCACGCGCGTGCCCCACGCTTCTTTCGGAGTGATCGCCATGCAAGAGGATTGAGGTTGGCCAATGTAGTCGGCCAGCGCTTAGGTTGTTCGTTCCTGTTGCCTAGCTGCCGATCCGCGAATGGTTGGCAACCGTTCCGGTCCGCTAACCGCGCGCGAGCTGCGCTTCCACCAAGGCGAGCCCTTCTTCGAAGCTTCGCGGGTTCCAGCCCAATTCGCTCCGCGCTTTATCGATCACGAAGCCTGTCTTCGGTGGCCGCTTGGCCGGCTGGCCCAAGGTGTCGCTCTTCACCGGGGTCACCACCGAGGTTTCGAGCTTGAAGAAGGCGCCAACCCGCTGAACGAGTTCGAGGATGCTCATGCCATCCGGGCCGCTTAGGTGGTAGATGCCGGTGGCGCTTTGCTTGGCGATGCGGATGCAGCCATCAGCGAGATCCTCAGCCAGCGTAGGCATCCGCCATTGATCGTCCACCACCTTTATCGACTGGCCTTTCTCCAAGGCTGATTTCGCCCAAAGGACCACATTGCTCCGGCTCAGCCCTGGGGCCACACCGAACACGATGATGGTGCGCGCGATGCTCCACTTCGCGAGGCCTGAGGACATCACGAGACGCTCGCCATCCAGCTTGCTGTGTCCATAGACACTGAGCGGAGCCGGCGCATCGTCTTCGCGGTAGGGGCCATTCATCCCATCGAAGATGAAGTCGGTGCTCAGGAAGATGAAGTGGCTGCCATGCCGCTTGGCCGCCTCGATCAGGTGATGCGTCGCGGTGATGTTCTGCAATCGGCACGCTTCCGGATCGGTCTCACAGGCATCCACATTGGTCATGGCCGCGCCGTGGATCACCGCATCGGGACGCGTTGCTTCGAATACGCGATCCACATCGGACCGGATGGTGTAATCAACCGCATGGTAGCGATTGCCGAGCGGATCGGGCGTGCGGTCCGGTCCGCGTCCGGTGGCGAACAGCTCAACGGCCGCATCGTCGCGCAAGGCGTCTACGAGTTTCTGACCGAGCAGGCCGTTCGATCCTGTAACGAGAATGCGCATGGGGAATGAATGAGCGGCGAAACTATCCGCTCACCGCTTCCGAACGGTGCACCATCGCCACGGCATAGGCACAGGCGCCTTCTTCACGGCCCACGAAACCCATCTGTTCGTTGGTGGTGGCCTTGATGCTCACGGCATCTTCAGCAACATGGAGCAAAGGCGCAATAGCGGCACGCATCGAAGCCGCATGGGGCATCACTTTCGGGCGCTCCATCACCAGCGTGCAGTCCACGTTGCCCACCCGCCAGCCTCTGTCGTGCAGGAGCTTCACCACGGCTTCGAGCAGGCGCTTGCTATCTGCCCCTTTCCAGGTAGCATCGGTGTTGGGGAAATGCTGGCCGATGTCGCCGAGGCCAACGGCGCCGAGCAATGCATCGCACAAGGCATGCAAGAGCACGTCTGCATCGCTGTGGCCATCGAGGCCGCTTTCATGATCGATCCGCACTCCGCCCAGCCAAAGCTCTCGGCCGACCACTAGTTGGTGCGCGTCGTAACCGAAGCCGATGCGGTAGGGGAGGCTGCCCGATGGGGCCATCAACCGGCCTTCTTCTTGGAGCCCTTGCCATCGAACACGAAGCCCAGCGTGAAGCGGAGCGTGTTGGCCAGCGGGCTGCGTTGCTGGTTGGCGATCAGGTAGCTCATGTCGAGGGCGAACTTGCTGTAGCGCAGGCCCAATCCCACAGTGAAGTACTGCCGGTTGCCCTTATTGAAGTGCTCGTGGAAGTAGCCCGCGCGGAAAGCGAACTGCTTGTCGTACCAGTACTCGAGGCCGCCGGCCAGGTTGATCTCCTGCAATTCCTCGCGGCG
Coding sequences within it:
- a CDS encoding sodium-dependent transporter — protein: MAITPKEAWGTRVGLILAMAGNAVGLGNFLRFPVQAVNNGGGAFIIPYLVCFLLMGIPLLWIEWSMGRFGGRSNNHSTPFILDTMTKRAFWKYFGVFGIFTNIAVAAYYCYIESWTMSYVWHSIAGTFDGLSQTQVAQFFRSYLDVSSSHTGIPYEAVVFYVLCLLLNTWILSRGLRGVERAAQIGMPLLILFGIFLAMRGITLGTSGASTEVPGASAWDGLNFLWTPQFDSLSNPSVWLAAAGQIFFTLSVGMGTIHCYAAYVRSKDDIALNAVSAGFTNEFVEVVLGSMIVIPIAAGYLGLDWVKQNAGFGMAFQTMPFLFEKWGPFLSMAAGVMWFGLLFFAGITSSLAMGTPWMGFMRDEFGWSRNKGALSFGAIVLALGLPTVLIYQVGANGAVNQVVFDQYDYWAGTVALVVFALAETVLFAWVFGIDKGWKELMSGADLKVPTIYKFIIKYITPAMLLVVFLGSLFTPAGNEWGAALTGLFSGEGWTLDNGSIIKTIGNAGLHDQLAATTDPAGIDALKDQLFYTNAARLILFATFAGLAVLVYLAGARRLRSTKS
- a CDS encoding SDR family oxidoreductase encodes the protein MRILVTGSNGLLGQKLVDALRDDAAVELFATGRGPDRTPDPLGNRYHAVDYTIRSDVDRVFEATRPDAVIHGAAMTNVDACETDPEACRLQNITATHHLIEAAKRHGSHFIFLSTDFIFDGMNGPYREDDAPAPLSVYGHSKLDGERLVMSSGLAKWSIARTIIVFGVAPGLSRSNVVLWAKSALEKGQSIKVVDDQWRMPTLAEDLADGCIRIAKQSATGIYHLSGPDGMSILELVQRVGAFFKLETSVVTPVKSDTLGQPAKRPPKTGFVIDKARSELGWNPRSFEEGLALVEAQLARG
- a CDS encoding 2-C-methyl-D-erythritol 2,4-cyclodiphosphate synthase, with amino-acid sequence MAPSGSLPYRIGFGYDAHQLVVGRELWLGGVRIDHESGLDGHSDADVLLHALCDALLGAVGLGDIGQHFPNTDATWKGADSKRLLEAVVKLLHDRGWRVGNVDCTLVMERPKVMPHAASMRAAIAPLLHVAEDAVSIKATTNEQMGFVGREEGACAYAVAMVHRSEAVSG